Proteins found in one Geomonas subterranea genomic segment:
- a CDS encoding 2-isopropylmalate synthase — MNNTEPKTIKIFDTTLRDGEQSPGASMNIEEKLRLAKQLQKLNVDVIEAGFPIASEGDFEAVKKVAQTIKGPEIAGLCRAGFKDIDRAWEALKYAEDKGRIHTFIATSDIHMKYKLQMTPAQVLEAAVKGVKRARSYTANVEFSCEDAVRTDLKFLAEVVGAVIDAGATVVNIPDTVGYTIPFEYFNIIKYLKDNVKNIEDAVISVHCHNDLGLSVANSIAAVQAGAGQVECTINGIGERAGNCSLEEFVMAIRTRGDILPFKTNVVTEQLTPASRLLTQVTGIAVQQNKAIVGANAFAHEAGIHQHGMLMDKSTYEIMTPESVGLKASALVLGKHSGRHAFKKRLEELGHDLDEEALNKAFTRFKALADLKKEVYDEDLDAIVADQTKKIDEKYKLSHITVTCGSFAVATATVQMEIDGMQVRTAELGDGPVDATLKAIKKLAKRDAQLLQYNVGSITGGTDALGEVTVRITEGERTPVVGRGASTDIIEASAKAYIDALNRLYFATERDVESL, encoded by the coding sequence GTGAACAACACGGAACCGAAGACCATCAAGATCTTTGACACCACGCTCAGAGACGGGGAGCAGTCCCCGGGCGCCAGCATGAACATCGAGGAGAAACTCCGACTTGCCAAGCAGCTCCAGAAACTGAACGTGGACGTCATCGAGGCGGGTTTCCCGATCGCCTCCGAGGGGGATTTTGAGGCGGTTAAAAAGGTGGCCCAGACCATCAAGGGGCCGGAGATCGCCGGTCTTTGCCGCGCCGGTTTCAAGGACATCGATCGCGCCTGGGAGGCCCTCAAGTACGCCGAGGACAAGGGGCGCATCCACACCTTCATCGCCACCTCCGATATCCACATGAAGTACAAGCTGCAGATGACCCCCGCCCAGGTCCTCGAGGCCGCGGTGAAAGGGGTGAAGCGCGCCCGCTCCTACACCGCGAACGTCGAGTTCTCCTGCGAGGACGCGGTCCGCACCGATCTCAAATTCCTGGCCGAGGTGGTGGGTGCCGTCATCGACGCCGGCGCGACCGTGGTCAACATCCCCGATACCGTCGGCTACACCATCCCCTTCGAGTACTTCAACATCATCAAGTACCTGAAGGACAACGTGAAGAACATCGAGGATGCAGTCATCTCGGTTCACTGCCACAACGACCTCGGCCTCTCGGTCGCCAACTCCATCGCCGCCGTTCAGGCGGGCGCGGGGCAGGTCGAATGCACCATCAACGGCATCGGCGAGCGCGCCGGCAACTGCTCCCTCGAGGAGTTCGTCATGGCCATCAGGACCCGCGGCGACATCCTCCCCTTCAAGACCAACGTGGTCACCGAGCAGCTCACCCCGGCCAGCCGCCTCTTGACCCAGGTGACCGGCATCGCGGTGCAGCAGAACAAGGCCATCGTCGGCGCCAACGCCTTCGCCCACGAGGCGGGGATTCACCAGCACGGCATGCTGATGGACAAGTCGACCTACGAGATCATGACCCCCGAGTCGGTGGGCCTGAAGGCGAGCGCCCTGGTGCTCGGTAAGCACTCCGGCCGCCACGCCTTCAAGAAGAGGCTGGAGGAGCTGGGGCACGACCTCGACGAGGAAGCGCTGAACAAGGCGTTCACCCGCTTCAAGGCCCTCGCCGACCTGAAGAAGGAGGTCTACGACGAGGATCTCGACGCCATCGTCGCCGACCAGACCAAGAAGATCGATGAGAAGTACAAACTCTCCCACATCACCGTGACCTGCGGCTCCTTCGCTGTCGCCACCGCCACCGTGCAGATGGAGATCGACGGCATGCAGGTGCGGACCGCGGAACTGGGTGATGGCCCGGTCGACGCGACGCTGAAGGCGATCAAGAAACTCGCCAAGCGCGACGCACAGCTTTTGCAGTACAACGTCGGATCCATCACCGGCGGCACCGATGCGCTTGGTGAGGTCACCGTCCGGATCACCGAAGGGGAGCGCACCCCCGTCGTCGGTCGGGGCGCCTCCACCGACATCATCGAGGCCTCGGCCAAGGCGTACATCGACGCCCTGAACAGGCTCTATTTCGCCACCGAACGCGACGTCGAATCGCTCTAG
- the pssA gene encoding CDP-diacylglycerol--serine O-phosphatidyltransferase has protein sequence MRKGIYILPNLFTAGSLFAGFYCMVSTVNGDYRTAALWILASSIFDGLDGKVARLTGTASKFGVEFDSLADVVSFGAAPGLLMYCWALKPFGRLGWLAGFLFLACAALRLARFNVQVETVESKRFVGLPTPAAASMVSATVLFFYHMGWPASYNKLAILVLIYFLALLMVCNVKYYSFKDPSLIKRQPFALLVLAVLLLIVIAAEPVIMLFTIFICYILSGPIGFVITYPRRRRLERAMHRGHEEMRKNH, from the coding sequence ATGCGCAAGGGGATCTACATCCTCCCCAACCTGTTCACCGCCGGGAGCCTGTTCGCCGGCTTTTACTGCATGGTGTCCACCGTGAACGGCGACTACCGGACCGCCGCGCTCTGGATCCTGGCCTCCTCCATCTTCGACGGTCTCGACGGCAAGGTGGCACGCCTGACCGGCACCGCGAGCAAGTTCGGCGTCGAGTTCGACTCCCTGGCCGACGTGGTCTCCTTCGGCGCCGCGCCGGGGCTCCTCATGTACTGCTGGGCCTTGAAACCTTTCGGACGGCTCGGATGGCTGGCAGGCTTCCTGTTCCTGGCCTGCGCGGCGCTGAGGCTCGCGCGCTTCAACGTACAGGTGGAAACGGTGGAGAGCAAACGCTTCGTCGGACTCCCGACGCCGGCCGCTGCCAGCATGGTCTCGGCCACGGTGCTCTTCTTCTACCACATGGGGTGGCCCGCCTCGTACAACAAGCTCGCGATTTTGGTGTTGATCTACTTCCTGGCCCTGCTCATGGTTTGCAACGTCAAGTACTACTCCTTCAAGGACCCGAGCCTGATCAAGAGGCAGCCCTTCGCCCTCCTGGTGCTGGCGGTGCTCCTTTTGATCGTCATCGCAGCCGAGCCGGTGATCATGCTCTTCACCATCTTCATCTGCTACATCCTTTCCGGCCCCATCGGCTTCGTGATCACCTATCCGCGCCGTCGCCGTCTCGAACGCGCCATGCACCGCGGCCACGAGGAGATGAGGAAGAACCATTAA
- a CDS encoding phosphatidylserine decarboxylase family protein yields MRNTNTPVAVEGYPFIAGFAAVAALLALLGQFLHFGFFFPAALFALLSLFSVFFFRNPERVTPPGENVVVAPADGEVIFLGKVTEPHTGAEMEKISIFMSVFNVHVNRAPLTAKVVDDFYTKGKFYDVRDERATFENEQQGLVLETDKGLRMVVVQVAGLIARRIVCYAKAGDRLTRGRRYGLIRFGSRLDVYLPLGTGIDVVMGQKTVAGETVLGILP; encoded by the coding sequence ATGCGCAACACAAATACCCCGGTCGCTGTCGAGGGGTACCCGTTCATTGCCGGTTTCGCCGCCGTCGCGGCCCTGCTGGCGCTGCTTGGTCAGTTCCTGCATTTCGGCTTTTTCTTCCCCGCTGCGCTTTTCGCGCTGCTCTCCCTGTTCTCCGTTTTCTTCTTCAGAAACCCCGAGCGCGTTACCCCTCCCGGTGAGAACGTCGTGGTGGCTCCCGCCGACGGCGAGGTGATCTTCCTGGGGAAGGTGACCGAACCGCACACCGGCGCCGAAATGGAGAAAATCAGCATCTTCATGTCCGTCTTCAACGTGCACGTGAACCGCGCGCCGCTCACCGCCAAGGTCGTGGACGATTTCTACACCAAGGGGAAATTCTACGACGTGCGCGACGAGCGCGCGACGTTCGAGAACGAGCAGCAGGGGCTGGTGCTCGAGACCGATAAAGGCCTCAGGATGGTGGTTGTACAGGTGGCGGGGCTCATCGCGCGGCGGATCGTCTGCTACGCCAAGGCCGGTGACCGGCTGACCCGCGGGCGCAGGTACGGCCTGATCCGCTTCGGGTCGCGGCTCGACGTCTACCTGCCGCTGGGTACCGGCATCGACGTGGTGATGGGACAGAAAACGGTTGCCGGTGAAACCGTGCTGGGGATACTGCCGTGA
- the ilvN gene encoding acetolactate synthase small subunit yields MRHTIAVLVENEFGVLSRVVGLFSGRGFNIDSLTVAPTNDEALSRITLVTRGDEQIIEQITKQLNKLIDVIKVIDFEPEHAIEREMVLVKVSAEEQSRAEVLRIADIFRAKVIDVTPKSYTLEATGAPAKVSAMVELLRPLGLKELVSTGPVVIGRGAKAWKG; encoded by the coding sequence ATGAGACATACCATTGCTGTTCTGGTCGAGAACGAGTTCGGCGTTCTCTCCCGCGTGGTCGGACTTTTTTCCGGGCGCGGCTTCAACATAGATTCGCTCACCGTGGCTCCCACCAACGACGAGGCGCTCTCCCGCATCACCCTGGTGACCCGGGGCGACGAGCAGATCATCGAGCAGATCACCAAGCAGCTCAACAAGCTGATCGACGTGATCAAGGTCATCGACTTCGAGCCGGAGCACGCCATCGAGCGCGAGATGGTGCTGGTCAAGGTCTCCGCCGAGGAGCAAAGCCGCGCCGAGGTTCTGAGGATCGCGGACATCTTCCGCGCCAAGGTCATCGACGTCACGCCGAAGTCCTACACGCTGGAAGCGACCGGCGCCCCCGCCAAGGTGAGCGCCATGGTCGAGCTTCTGCGCCCCCTGGGGCTCAAGGAGCTGGTCAGCACCGGTCCGGTGGTGATCGGGCGCGGCGCGAAGGCCTGGAAGGGGTAA
- the ilvB gene encoding biosynthetic-type acetolactate synthase large subunit, producing the protein MKLNGARILLECLKREGVDTIFGYPGGTVINLYDELFSFKEIRHILPRHEQAGVHAADGYARATGKVGVAIATSGPGATNTITGIATAYMDSIPMVIITGQVPTALIGNDAFQEADIIGITRPCTKHNFLVKDVKDLATIMKKAFYIARTGRPGPVLVDLPKDVQIAQTEFHYPESVEIRGYKPTVEGHPKQIEKAVTMIMQAKKPVIYVGGGVILGNAAAELVALAKRLGIPVTTTLMGLGSYPENDPHSLGLLGMHGTYYANMAVSHCDMLIAIGARFDDRVTGKIASFAPHAKIVHVDVDPTSIKKNVRVDLPIVGDVRDVLVKMLKVADEIGPDAKACQAALAPWIAEIDEWKQKHPMTYKQATSVIKPQYVIQRLRALSDPDAIVATDVGQHQMWTAQFFGFTTPRTLLSSGGLGTMGFGLPAAMGAQAGFPDRQVMVVCGDGGFQMNMQELATIVQNRLNVKIVILNNNFLGMVRQWQELFFDKRYSSTCMELPIDFIKLAEAFGATGLQATKVEEVDEVIKKGFATKGPVLMEFKVAREEKVLPMVPAGASLTEMVLAS; encoded by the coding sequence ATGAAGCTGAACGGAGCACGCATCCTGCTGGAGTGCCTCAAACGGGAGGGGGTCGACACGATCTTCGGCTATCCCGGGGGGACGGTCATCAACCTCTACGACGAGCTCTTCTCGTTCAAGGAGATCAGGCACATCCTGCCCAGGCACGAGCAGGCCGGCGTCCACGCCGCCGACGGCTATGCACGCGCCACCGGCAAGGTCGGCGTCGCCATCGCCACCTCGGGGCCCGGCGCCACCAACACCATCACCGGTATCGCCACCGCCTACATGGACTCCATCCCGATGGTGATCATCACCGGGCAGGTCCCCACCGCCCTCATCGGCAACGACGCCTTCCAGGAAGCCGACATCATCGGCATCACCCGTCCCTGCACCAAGCACAACTTCCTGGTGAAGGACGTCAAGGATCTCGCCACCATCATGAAGAAGGCGTTCTACATCGCCCGCACCGGCCGTCCCGGCCCGGTCCTGGTCGACCTCCCCAAGGACGTCCAGATCGCCCAGACCGAGTTCCACTACCCCGAGAGCGTGGAGATCCGCGGCTACAAGCCGACCGTCGAGGGGCACCCGAAGCAGATAGAGAAGGCGGTCACCATGATCATGCAGGCGAAGAAGCCGGTGATCTACGTGGGGGGGGGCGTCATCCTCGGCAACGCGGCGGCGGAACTGGTCGCGCTTGCCAAGCGCCTGGGGATCCCGGTCACCACCACCCTCATGGGGCTTGGCTCCTACCCGGAAAACGACCCGCATTCCCTGGGGCTTCTCGGCATGCACGGCACCTACTACGCCAACATGGCCGTGTCCCACTGCGACATGCTGATCGCCATCGGCGCGAGGTTCGATGACCGCGTCACCGGCAAGATCGCCTCCTTCGCTCCCCACGCGAAGATAGTTCACGTCGACGTCGATCCGACCTCCATCAAGAAGAACGTCCGCGTCGACCTCCCCATCGTCGGCGACGTGCGCGACGTCCTCGTGAAGATGCTGAAGGTGGCCGACGAGATCGGTCCGGACGCGAAGGCCTGCCAGGCGGCACTCGCCCCCTGGATCGCCGAGATCGACGAATGGAAGCAGAAGCACCCGATGACCTACAAACAGGCCACCTCGGTGATCAAGCCGCAGTACGTGATCCAGAGGCTGCGCGCCCTTTCCGACCCGGATGCCATCGTGGCCACCGACGTCGGGCAGCACCAGATGTGGACCGCGCAGTTCTTCGGTTTCACCACCCCGAGGACGCTTCTCTCCTCCGGCGGCCTCGGCACCATGGGCTTCGGCCTCCCCGCCGCCATGGGGGCGCAGGCCGGCTTCCCGGACCGCCAGGTCATGGTGGTCTGCGGCGACGGCGGTTTCCAGATGAACATGCAGGAACTCGCCACCATCGTGCAGAACCGTCTCAACGTAAAGATCGTCATTCTGAACAACAACTTCCTGGGCATGGTACGCCAGTGGCAGGAGCTCTTCTTCGACAAGCGCTACTCCTCGACCTGCATGGAACTTCCGATCGACTTCATCAAGCTCGCCGAGGCCTTCGGGGCCACCGGCCTGCAGGCCACCAAGGTGGAAGAGGTGGACGAGGTCATCAAGAAAGGGTTCGCAACCAAGGGACCCGTTCTGATGGAGTTCAAGGTCGCACGCGAGGAGAAGGTGCTGCCGATGGTCCCGGCCGGCGCCTCGCTGACCGAGATGGTGCTTGCCAGCTAA
- the tsaB gene encoding tRNA (adenosine(37)-N6)-threonylcarbamoyltransferase complex dimerization subunit type 1 TsaB: MKILTVDTSSNCSSVSLSDDATLLGECLLGEDRSNSGRLMDSVSGLLKAARLTPDALDCFAVSLGPGSFTGVRVGIATIKGLALATGKPVVGFSSLAMLAMNLPYSSEQVAPMFDARKGEVYGALYRCGALPDAVLPDTVLSPRDFLSRVTHRTIFVGDGAVRYRDLIRDTLGELAIFPPWHANLPRACAGAVIAREAAREGKFTPLAHLNPTYLRASEAEIAKRKRESL, from the coding sequence GTGAAGATACTCACCGTCGACACCTCCAGCAACTGCTCCTCGGTTTCCCTGAGCGACGACGCGACGCTTTTGGGCGAATGCCTCTTGGGCGAAGACCGCAGCAACTCGGGACGCCTCATGGACTCCGTCTCCGGGCTGTTGAAGGCCGCCCGGCTCACCCCCGATGCCCTCGACTGCTTCGCCGTTTCCCTGGGGCCCGGATCGTTCACCGGGGTTCGCGTCGGTATCGCCACGATAAAGGGGCTTGCCCTTGCCACCGGCAAGCCGGTGGTCGGCTTTTCCTCGCTGGCCATGCTGGCCATGAACCTTCCCTACAGCTCGGAACAGGTGGCCCCCATGTTCGACGCCCGCAAGGGGGAGGTCTACGGCGCACTGTACCGCTGCGGCGCCCTGCCGGACGCGGTGCTCCCCGACACGGTGCTTTCCCCGCGGGACTTCCTGTCCCGGGTCACACATCGCACCATCTTCGTCGGCGACGGCGCCGTTCGTTACCGCGACCTGATCCGGGACACCCTTGGAGAACTCGCCATCTTCCCCCCCTGGCACGCCAACCTGCCGCGCGCCTGCGCCGGCGCGGTCATCGCCCGCGAAGCCGCCCGGGAAGGGAAATTCACACCGCTTGCCCACCTGAACCCGACCTACCTGCGCGCCTCCGAGGCGGAGATCGCCAAGAGAAAGCGCGAGTCTCTTTAA
- the rseP gene encoding RIP metalloprotease RseP codes for MSIIFAIIALGALIFIHELGHFLFAKTFKVGVEKFSLGFGPKVISKQVGETEYLLSALPLGGYVKMVGEGEDVELSEEDRMRSFSDKPVLQRILIVAAGPVFNLLFAYVIFIVIYMFLGVPAVTTKVGEVLPDKPAARAGIKTGDAIRSVNGRPVTRWDEFAKIIFDGKAVPVQLEVQRGSSLLTFTMVPETTTSKNLLGEKVTRPVIGVVAAGETVTDHFPPGEAIVKGSAQCWNVIELTVLSLVRLVERAIPLDNIGGPIMIVKMAGEQAAAGGVSFLAFVALLSVNLGVLNLLPVPILDGGHLAFYLIELVTGKPLSKRTREIAQQVGLVLLISLMMLAFYNDIARMIASKA; via the coding sequence ATGAGCATAATCTTCGCCATCATTGCCCTCGGGGCGCTGATCTTCATACATGAGCTGGGTCACTTCCTGTTCGCCAAGACCTTCAAGGTCGGGGTGGAGAAATTCTCCCTGGGGTTCGGCCCCAAGGTGATCAGCAAGCAGGTCGGGGAGACCGAGTACCTCCTCTCGGCGCTCCCCCTGGGCGGCTACGTGAAGATGGTCGGGGAGGGGGAGGACGTCGAACTCTCCGAGGAGGATCGCATGCGCTCCTTCTCCGACAAGCCGGTGCTGCAGCGCATCCTGATCGTCGCGGCCGGGCCGGTCTTCAACCTTCTTTTCGCATACGTCATCTTCATAGTCATCTACATGTTCCTGGGCGTTCCCGCCGTCACCACCAAGGTGGGCGAGGTGCTCCCGGACAAGCCGGCGGCCCGGGCCGGCATAAAGACAGGCGACGCCATCAGGAGCGTGAACGGCAGGCCCGTTACCCGCTGGGACGAATTCGCCAAGATCATCTTCGACGGCAAGGCGGTGCCGGTGCAGCTCGAGGTGCAGCGCGGCAGCTCGCTGCTCACCTTCACCATGGTGCCGGAAACGACCACCAGCAAGAACCTCCTGGGCGAAAAGGTTACCCGTCCCGTGATCGGCGTGGTCGCCGCCGGCGAGACCGTCACCGACCATTTCCCCCCCGGCGAGGCCATCGTCAAGGGGAGCGCCCAGTGCTGGAACGTCATCGAGTTGACCGTGCTTTCCCTGGTACGCCTGGTGGAGCGGGCCATTCCGCTGGACAACATCGGCGGCCCCATCATGATCGTCAAGATGGCCGGGGAGCAGGCGGCGGCTGGCGGGGTGAGTTTTCTCGCCTTCGTGGCGCTGCTGTCGGTGAACCTGGGGGTCTTGAACCTCCTGCCGGTGCCGATTCTCGACGGCGGGCACCTGGCCTTCTACCTCATCGAGCTGGTGACCGGTAAGCCGCTCAGCAAGAGGACCCGCGAGATCGCGCAGCAGGTGGGGCTCGTCCTTTTGATCAGCCTCATGATGCTGGCGTTTTACAACGACATCGCCCGCATGATCGCGAGCAAGGCGTGA
- a CDS encoding 1-deoxy-D-xylulose-5-phosphate reductoisomerase, with translation MKNLTVLGSTGSIGVSTLEVVAAHPDKFRVVALTAGSNLELLKQQIEMFQPDLVSVLTADKAKALSRSLAGKKPQIMHGVEGLIAAATAAETTMVVAAIVGAAGLVPTAAAIMAGKDVALANKETLVTAGHLIMEMVREKDVRLYPVDSEHCAVFQSMAGHRCQDIHRVILTASGGPFLNWGKEKLAGATVADALNHPNWSMGKKITVDSASMMNKGLEVIEARWLFDIPVERIAVNIHPQSIVHSMVEYIDGSVMAQLGVPDMKGPIAYALTYPGRVACGVKPLDLTALSGLTFLKPDTDRFPALKLAYDALQAGESMPAVMNAANEIAVESFLAGRIGFMAIPDTIARVMDLHTPRSLHSIEEVLEADRWGRRTAREVLGSTN, from the coding sequence ATGAAAAATCTTACCGTTTTGGGCTCGACAGGATCGATCGGGGTGAGCACCCTCGAGGTCGTCGCCGCGCACCCGGACAAGTTCCGTGTGGTGGCGCTCACCGCGGGGTCGAACCTGGAGCTTTTGAAGCAGCAGATCGAGATGTTCCAGCCTGACCTCGTCTCGGTGCTTACCGCCGACAAGGCGAAGGCGCTGAGCCGCTCCCTGGCCGGCAAAAAACCCCAGATCATGCACGGTGTGGAAGGACTCATCGCGGCCGCGACCGCCGCCGAGACCACCATGGTCGTGGCGGCCATCGTGGGCGCCGCAGGTCTGGTCCCCACTGCGGCGGCCATCATGGCCGGCAAGGACGTGGCGCTCGCCAACAAGGAGACCCTGGTCACCGCCGGGCACCTGATCATGGAGATGGTGCGGGAGAAGGACGTCCGGCTCTACCCGGTCGACAGCGAGCACTGCGCGGTGTTCCAGTCGATGGCGGGGCACCGCTGTCAGGATATCCACCGGGTGATCCTGACCGCCTCGGGGGGGCCCTTTCTCAACTGGGGCAAGGAGAAGCTCGCCGGCGCCACGGTGGCCGATGCGCTGAACCACCCGAACTGGAGCATGGGGAAGAAGATCACCGTGGACTCCGCCAGCATGATGAACAAGGGGCTGGAGGTGATCGAGGCGCGCTGGCTCTTCGACATCCCGGTCGAGCGGATCGCGGTGAACATCCATCCCCAGAGCATCGTCCACTCCATGGTCGAGTACATAGACGGCAGCGTCATGGCCCAGCTCGGCGTCCCCGACATGAAAGGCCCCATCGCCTATGCGCTCACCTATCCCGGGCGTGTCGCCTGCGGGGTAAAGCCGCTCGACCTCACCGCGCTCTCGGGGCTCACCTTCCTGAAGCCGGATACGGACCGTTTCCCCGCGCTGAAGCTCGCCTACGACGCGCTGCAGGCCGGGGAGAGCATGCCCGCCGTGATGAACGCGGCCAACGAGATCGCCGTGGAGAGCTTTTTGGCGGGCCGGATCGGCTTCATGGCCATCCCGGATACCATCGCCAGGGTGATGGACCTGCACACCCCCCGCTCCCTGCACTCCATTGAAGAGGTGCTGGAAGCCGATCGCTGGGGGAGAAGGACCGCGAGGGAAGTCCTCGGCAGCACCAATTAA
- a CDS encoding phosphatidate cytidylyltransferase — translation MKRLATAAVLLPLVIVFILKASAFQFALLVFLLALLGLDEFYRMALPQRRGEGRAATVAGACAVFAVFSSTPLLPLLTLTALVLAFSLVALFRLQDIKQSAPDVALVLMGFLYVPLLMGHLVLIRMLPNGVSWLFLIMVIVMAGDSAAYYVGSSLGKHRLYPAVSPKKSVEGALGGLSGSVIGAVIARFTFFPELGIGDCFAAALLLGVLGQLGDLFESLIKRSCGVKDSGTIIPGHGGVLDRLDSILFAAPAAYYYACFLF, via the coding sequence ATCAAACGACTAGCTACAGCAGCGGTCCTGCTGCCCCTCGTGATCGTTTTCATACTGAAGGCATCGGCATTCCAGTTCGCGCTGCTGGTGTTCCTGCTGGCCCTTTTGGGGTTGGACGAGTTCTACCGCATGGCGCTGCCGCAGCGGCGCGGGGAGGGACGGGCCGCCACCGTCGCCGGGGCCTGCGCCGTATTCGCGGTGTTCTCTTCCACCCCTTTGCTGCCGCTTTTGACGCTCACCGCCCTGGTGCTCGCCTTCTCCCTGGTCGCCCTGTTCCGGCTCCAGGACATCAAGCAGTCCGCGCCTGACGTCGCCCTGGTGCTGATGGGATTTCTCTACGTGCCGCTTTTGATGGGGCACCTGGTGCTGATCAGGATGCTCCCCAATGGCGTTTCCTGGCTCTTCCTGATCATGGTGATCGTCATGGCCGGCGACAGCGCCGCCTACTATGTCGGCTCCTCGCTGGGGAAACATCGCCTGTATCCGGCGGTGAGCCCGAAAAAGAGCGTGGAAGGTGCTCTGGGAGGGTTGTCCGGAAGCGTCATCGGCGCCGTGATCGCCAGGTTCACCTTCTTCCCGGAGCTGGGCATTGGCGACTGCTTCGCCGCCGCTCTCCTTCTGGGCGTGCTGGGGCAGTTGGGCGACCTGTTCGAATCGCTCATCAAGCGCAGCTGCGGGGTGAAGGACTCCGGCACCATCATCCCCGGCCACGGGGGGGTCCTGGACCGTCTGGACTCCATTTTGTTCGCCGCTCCGGCAGCTTACTACTACGCCTGTTTCCTGTTTTAG
- a CDS encoding isoprenyl transferase, with amino-acid sequence MDNSLDPKKLPRHLAVIMDGNGRWAKQRMLRRIVGHQKGVETVRVIVEECSRLGIGYLTLFAFSAENWLRPKTEVKALMALLKQYIRSETARMMQNDIRFNVIGNRADLPEDVNREIQTTIDRTAGNGGMLLTLALSYGSRQEIVAAARRLAGEVAAGRLAPEEIDENALTGSLFTAGIPDPDLLIRTSGEMRISNFLLWQLAYAELYFTEVNWPDFDRHELARAFRDYQSRERRFGMTSEQLVETPS; translated from the coding sequence ATGGACAACAGCTTAGACCCGAAGAAACTCCCGAGGCACCTCGCCGTCATCATGGACGGCAACGGCCGCTGGGCCAAGCAACGCATGCTGCGCAGGATCGTTGGGCATCAAAAAGGTGTTGAAACCGTTCGGGTCATCGTCGAGGAGTGTTCGCGCCTGGGGATCGGCTACCTGACCCTGTTCGCCTTCTCCGCCGAGAACTGGCTGAGACCCAAGACCGAGGTCAAGGCGCTCATGGCGCTGTTGAAGCAGTACATCCGCAGTGAGACCGCACGGATGATGCAGAACGACATCCGCTTCAACGTGATCGGCAATCGCGCCGACCTCCCCGAGGACGTGAACCGGGAGATCCAGACCACCATCGACAGGACCGCAGGCAACGGCGGGATGCTGCTCACACTCGCCCTCTCCTACGGCAGCCGCCAGGAGATCGTCGCCGCAGCCAGGAGGCTTGCCGGAGAGGTGGCGGCGGGAAGGCTCGCGCCCGAAGAGATCGATGAGAATGCCCTCACCGGATCGCTCTTCACCGCGGGAATACCCGACCCTGACCTTCTGATCAGGACCAGCGGGGAGATGCGCATCAGCAACTTCCTGCTCTGGCAGCTCGCCTACGCCGAGCTTTATTTCACCGAGGTGAACTGGCCCGATTTCGACAGGCACGAGCTGGCGCGGGCCTTCCGCGACTACCAGTCCAGAGAGCGCAGGTTTGGCATGACCAGCGAGCAGCTGGTAGAGACGCCGTCCTAG
- the frr gene encoding ribosome recycling factor, which produces MIKDVFADMNVHMDKTIESLRKEYQKVRTGRASTALLDDIKVDSYGTLSPLNQVASLAIPEARTITIQPWDSKMIGPIEKAIMNANLGLTPANDGKLIRLVLPPLTEERRKDIAKQLKRDAEEAKVALRNIRRDAIDKLKKLEKDKQISEDELKRAEKDVQDSTNKYVAKCDEVLAHKEKEVMEV; this is translated from the coding sequence ATGATCAAGGATGTCTTCGCCGACATGAACGTCCACATGGACAAGACCATAGAATCGCTCAGGAAGGAGTACCAGAAGGTCCGCACCGGTCGCGCCAGCACTGCGCTTCTGGACGACATCAAGGTGGACTCCTACGGGACGCTCTCGCCGCTGAACCAGGTGGCCTCCCTCGCCATCCCGGAGGCGCGCACCATCACCATCCAGCCCTGGGACAGCAAGATGATCGGCCCCATCGAGAAGGCGATCATGAACGCCAACCTCGGCCTCACCCCGGCCAACGACGGCAAGCTGATTCGCCTGGTCCTCCCGCCGCTCACCGAGGAGCGCAGGAAGGACATCGCCAAGCAGTTGAAGCGTGACGCCGAGGAGGCCAAGGTTGCGCTCAGGAACATCCGTCGCGACGCCATTGACAAGCTGAAAAAGCTCGAGAAGGACAAGCAGATCTCCGAGGACGAGCTGAAGCGCGCCGAGAAGGACGTCCAGGACTCCACCAACAAGTACGTCGCCAAGTGCGACGAGGTGCTGGCCCACAAGGAAAAAGAGGTAATGGAGGTCTAA